A genomic window from Alkalihalobacillus sp. AL-G includes:
- a CDS encoding carboxypeptidase M32 has protein sequence MTQQVLNASIQKTVEQFTALDEKICHYGNIMGLLGWDARTYAPKKGRPIFAKAKGTLSTEMFKLSVSQEMGDYLETLTKPEVFAQLDSATQACVRERNKDYNKSKSIPSDVYNEYVVLASNANDAWEEARSNDDFSYFEPYLEKMIEMKKQFAEYYGYENHPYDALLDEFEPGLTVEKLDPLFADLREKSIDLLNRIQQSGRKPGSEIFNQTFDVEKQKAFAEFIIPKLGYDLDAGRLDETTHPFAMGINTGDVRITTRYEPENMRMAIFGTIHETGHALYEQGVNADYEGRVIRRGASFGIHESQSRFLENFVGRTKEFWTYFYDDLKQHFPHQLSGISLDEFFRAINCVEPSLIRVEADELTYNLHIMLRYEIEKGLIAGDIQVKDLPDVWNEKMVDYLGITPPSNRLGVLQDVHWSHGGVGYFPSYSLGNLYGAQMLNKIVQEIPDFYQLIQNGEFMKIREWLRENVHQYGKLYTPAELVKKVTGEELDASYLVEYLEQKYTKIYDL, from the coding sequence ATGACACAACAAGTTTTAAATGCAAGTATTCAAAAGACGGTAGAACAATTTACTGCTTTAGATGAAAAGATTTGTCATTATGGCAACATCATGGGACTTCTGGGCTGGGATGCTCGTACATATGCACCCAAAAAAGGACGGCCGATCTTTGCAAAAGCTAAGGGGACCTTGTCGACGGAAATGTTCAAGCTATCTGTTTCACAGGAAATGGGCGACTATCTGGAGACACTAACCAAGCCAGAGGTCTTTGCTCAGCTTGATTCAGCAACACAAGCATGTGTCCGTGAACGAAACAAGGATTACAACAAATCAAAAAGTATCCCATCCGACGTCTACAACGAATATGTTGTACTTGCTTCAAATGCAAACGACGCTTGGGAAGAAGCACGGTCGAACGATGATTTTTCCTATTTCGAACCGTATTTAGAAAAAATGATCGAGATGAAAAAACAATTTGCCGAGTATTATGGCTATGAAAACCATCCATATGATGCGTTGCTCGATGAATTTGAGCCAGGCTTGACGGTCGAAAAGCTTGATCCTCTCTTTGCGGACCTCCGTGAAAAAAGCATCGATCTGTTAAATCGGATCCAACAATCAGGACGTAAGCCGGGAAGTGAAATCTTCAATCAAACCTTTGACGTTGAAAAACAAAAAGCGTTTGCCGAATTCATCATTCCGAAATTGGGTTATGATTTGGATGCTGGTCGCCTAGATGAAACAACACATCCATTTGCAATGGGAATCAATACAGGTGACGTCCGAATTACAACAAGATATGAACCAGAAAATATGCGGATGGCTATTTTCGGTACAATCCACGAAACGGGTCATGCCTTGTATGAGCAAGGAGTTAATGCGGACTATGAAGGTCGAGTCATTCGTCGCGGTGCCTCATTTGGAATCCATGAGTCACAATCCAGATTCCTTGAAAACTTTGTAGGACGAACGAAGGAATTCTGGACATACTTTTACGATGATTTGAAACAACACTTTCCACATCAGCTAAGCGGGATTTCCCTTGATGAGTTTTTCCGAGCGATTAACTGTGTTGAGCCTTCATTGATCCGGGTCGAGGCTGATGAGTTGACGTATAATCTGCATATCATGCTCCGATATGAAATTGAAAAAGGATTAATTGCTGGGGACATACAGGTTAAGGATCTCCCGGACGTATGGAATGAGAAAATGGTCGATTATCTCGGAATTACTCCTCCGTCTAATCGTCTTGGTGTCTTACAGGATGTGCACTGGTCTCACGGTGGTGTCGGGTACTTCCCATCTTACTCATTAGGCAACCTTTACGGCGCGCAAATGTTGAACAAGATCGTGCAGGAGATTCCAGACTTCTATCAATTAATTCAAAACGGAGAATTCATGAAAATCCGTGAGTGGCTCCGGGAAAACGTTCATCAGTATGGAAAGCTTTACACACCTGCTGAACTGGTTAAGAAAGTGACGGGTGAAGAGCTCGATGCTAGTTACCTTGTCGAGTACCTCGAGCAAAAATACACGAAAATTTACGACCTATAA
- a CDS encoding small, acid-soluble spore protein, alpha/beta type, with protein MAKRRPLVPEAREGLDQLKASIMKREGYSVDQNTPDTAKYEVAKELGIPLKEKGNQALTSGDAGKIGGQIGGKMVHELIRMAKSQMK; from the coding sequence TTGGCAAAACGACGACCACTTGTTCCTGAAGCTCGTGAAGGGCTGGATCAGTTAAAAGCATCGATAATGAAACGAGAAGGTTATTCTGTAGATCAAAATACTCCGGACACCGCCAAATATGAAGTTGCAAAAGAACTTGGAATTCCGCTTAAAGAAAAAGGGAATCAGGCTTTAACCTCTGGTGATGCAGGGAAAATCGGCGGCCAGATCGGTGGAAAAATGGTTCATGAGCTTATCCGAATGGCGAAAAGTCAAATGAAATAA
- a CDS encoding aminoglycoside phosphotransferase family protein has translation MSLEPYLKCIQSFYPDLKALFVEWNHTGQNNDILTLNNEWVFRFPKHDKALHSLQTECEQLVFLQPHISLPIPEPHFVNTDTDLLGQAFFGYQKIAGAPLYSEAVLESDSFEKQRLVTDLATFLNELHSIPTVDAPGKKVSGKQAFQYWMQLFSTIKEKLFPYMKLEKRFEVTGHFEAFLGDPSQFEFEPVLINGDFGVSNILYDYHFKRLSGIIDFGSCHIGDPAIDFAGLYKHFGEVFVKTMIPYYKDLEQFLPRIRFYAGTFALQEALYGHQFEDKEALENGLKEYV, from the coding sequence ATGTCTCTTGAACCGTATTTAAAATGTATTCAGTCGTTTTATCCTGATTTAAAGGCGCTTTTTGTAGAATGGAATCATACAGGACAAAACAATGATATTTTAACCCTCAACAATGAATGGGTTTTCCGTTTTCCGAAACATGACAAGGCTTTGCATTCTTTACAAACCGAATGTGAACAGCTCGTGTTTTTACAACCTCATATTTCCCTTCCGATCCCAGAGCCGCACTTTGTCAATACAGATACAGACCTCTTGGGACAGGCATTTTTCGGTTATCAAAAAATAGCGGGAGCACCCTTGTATTCAGAAGCGGTTTTAGAATCTGATTCTTTTGAAAAGCAGCGTCTCGTGACCGATCTAGCCACATTCCTCAATGAACTGCATTCGATTCCAACCGTTGATGCACCAGGTAAAAAAGTTTCAGGTAAGCAAGCATTTCAATATTGGATGCAACTTTTTTCTACGATTAAAGAAAAGCTCTTCCCATATATGAAGCTTGAAAAAAGATTTGAAGTGACAGGGCACTTTGAAGCTTTTTTAGGAGACCCAAGTCAGTTTGAATTTGAACCTGTCTTAATCAACGGGGACTTTGGCGTTTCGAACATTCTATATGATTACCACTTTAAACGGTTAAGTGGAATCATTGATTTCGGCAGCTGCCATATCGGAGATCCTGCCATTGATTTTGCTGGGCTTTATAAGCATTTTGGAGAAGTATTTGTAAAGACGATGATTCCGTATTACAAAGACCTTGAGCAGTTTTTGCCAAGAATCCGATTTTATGCAGGAACCTTTGCATTGCAGGAGGCTTTGTACGGTCATCAGTTTGAGGATAAAGAAGCATTGGAGAATGGTTTAAAGGAATATGTTTAA
- a CDS encoding DMT family transporter, translating to MLWKSPYFYLVCATLLWGGNFVIGRAVSDQLPPLTLSLFRWLLALLIILPFTWKEFRKNLPLLKAYRIPIVGMALTGIIGFNSLLYIALHYTTSINAALVNTSAPFIMSLLSFLLLKERLSRIQKLGILLSFIGVSWIVSKGSWTILFSLSFNKGDLIMLFAVILWGLYSILIKRYASELPQASTFMLSMAIGVVLLIPFSISELLIFDERITWNIGTFGSIVYVGLFASLFAFYFWNSAVRSIGPSRSSVYLNLIPMFAAILATFFLNERVHWYQIVGAAFVLIGIWLSSGKGLIKIKKNSYSSVSPSD from the coding sequence ATGTTGTGGAAATCACCATATTTTTATTTAGTTTGCGCAACCCTGCTATGGGGTGGAAATTTTGTAATCGGCAGAGCTGTTTCTGATCAACTACCTCCATTAACGCTGAGCCTTTTCCGATGGTTGCTTGCGTTATTGATCATTTTGCCTTTTACCTGGAAGGAGTTCCGAAAAAACTTACCACTATTAAAGGCTTACAGGATACCAATTGTTGGTATGGCACTAACCGGCATTATCGGATTTAATTCGCTGCTTTACATTGCGTTGCATTATACAACTTCGATTAATGCAGCACTCGTTAATACATCAGCACCTTTTATTATGTCTTTGCTTTCATTTTTGCTTTTAAAAGAACGTCTGTCCCGAATTCAGAAGCTCGGCATCCTTCTTTCATTCATAGGGGTTTCTTGGATCGTATCAAAAGGATCATGGACTATATTATTTAGTCTTTCTTTTAATAAAGGCGACCTCATCATGCTTTTTGCGGTAATCCTTTGGGGACTATATTCTATCCTGATTAAACGGTACGCATCCGAATTACCTCAAGCCAGTACCTTTATGCTTTCAATGGCTATAGGGGTAGTTTTACTTATTCCCTTCAGTATTAGTGAGCTACTCATTTTTGATGAACGCATTACCTGGAATATAGGGACCTTTGGCAGTATTGTCTATGTTGGATTGTTCGCATCATTATTTGCGTTTTACTTTTGGAATTCGGCTGTTCGCTCGATTGGTCCAAGTCGTTCATCGGTATATCTTAATCTTATTCCAATGTTTGCAGCAATTTTAGCGACGTTTTTCCTAAATGAACGGGTACATTGGTATCAAATTGTAGGAGCAGCTTTCGTTTTGATCGGGATTTGGTTATCGTCCGGAAAAGGATTAATAAAAATTAAAAAAAATAGTTATTCTTCAGTATCACCATCTGATTGA
- a CDS encoding DUF3784 domain-containing protein, whose product MEYLVSFLLCCLLLTFAFLIGVKKKLYLLAGYVEKEVSNKDGLAKCVGIYLSLLGLSLIPLPFLRDWIGVSIVIGYLFIFYVCLFTMLVHTKRYTKI is encoded by the coding sequence ATGGAGTATTTAGTTTCATTTCTACTTTGCTGCTTGTTATTGACCTTCGCCTTTTTGATTGGGGTTAAAAAGAAGTTGTACCTGTTAGCAGGGTATGTCGAAAAGGAAGTATCAAATAAAGACGGCCTTGCTAAATGTGTAGGGATTTACTTGTCACTTTTAGGATTATCACTTATTCCTCTCCCATTTCTTCGGGACTGGATTGGAGTTTCAATTGTGATTGGCTACCTGTTTATCTTTTATGTTTGTCTTTTCACTATGCTCGTCCATACAAAAAGGTATACTAAAATATAG
- a CDS encoding YafY family protein translates to MSDISNKQRLLKIRELFEADTDEENELSLKDLKDKLRGFFGNDYDVRENALRDDMRELNESDFCIIENEGKYGKKFYSHQERLFELYELRMLIDAVVSARFITKKESRQLIEKIKKLTSTGLSKKLQNQIYLDETIKTPSTNVRFTIDCIHVAISENRKINYQYGKYNVDKEFKLNREGELYSVKPYALIWNNDYYYLIGEYEKLGQIRHYRIDRMRSVTVQDEQFKRNPFNVAEYVNKTFNMYSGEEQPIEIQIDNSLINVMIDRFGRNVDIRKVDDNSFILKTNASVSDGLVGWLLMWGGQAKVLKPGTLVQKLKEESQKLYKQYNEK, encoded by the coding sequence ATGTCAGATATAAGTAATAAACAGCGCCTTCTTAAAATTCGTGAGCTCTTTGAGGCAGATACAGATGAGGAAAACGAGCTTTCTCTAAAAGACTTGAAGGATAAGCTAAGAGGTTTTTTTGGCAATGACTATGACGTCCGAGAAAATGCTCTCCGTGATGACATGCGTGAGCTTAATGAATCAGATTTTTGTATCATCGAAAACGAAGGAAAATACGGGAAAAAGTTTTACAGCCATCAGGAACGGCTCTTTGAATTATATGAGCTCCGAATGCTTATCGATGCAGTTGTTTCGGCACGTTTTATTACAAAAAAGGAATCAAGACAGTTGATTGAAAAAATCAAAAAATTGACGAGTACAGGACTTTCAAAAAAACTTCAAAATCAGATTTACTTGGATGAAACGATTAAGACGCCATCCACTAATGTCCGATTTACCATTGACTGTATCCACGTTGCGATCTCTGAAAATCGGAAAATAAACTACCAATATGGTAAGTACAATGTTGATAAAGAGTTTAAGCTTAATCGAGAGGGAGAACTCTACTCTGTAAAACCATATGCACTTATTTGGAACAACGACTATTATTATTTGATCGGCGAATACGAGAAACTTGGTCAAATTCGTCATTACCGGATTGACCGGATGCGAAGTGTAACGGTACAGGATGAACAATTTAAACGGAATCCATTCAATGTTGCTGAGTATGTCAATAAAACATTCAATATGTATTCAGGTGAGGAACAGCCAATTGAAATACAGATTGATAATTCGTTGATTAATGTCATGATCGATCGGTTTGGTAGAAATGTAGACATTCGAAAAGTGGACGATAATTCGTTTATTCTTAAAACCAATGCTTCTGTAAGTGATGGTCTTGTTGGGTGGCTATTAATGTGGGGGGGACAAGCTAAGGTGCTTAAGCCTGGTACATTAGTTCAAAAATTGAAAGAAGAAAGTCAAAAACTATATAAGCAATATAACGAAAAATAA